One genomic window of Motacilla alba alba isolate MOTALB_02 chromosome 1, Motacilla_alba_V1.0_pri, whole genome shotgun sequence includes the following:
- the LOC119709569 gene encoding solute carrier family 15 member 1-like, with protein MGGKTSGKSVLCFGFPLSIFFIVINEFCERFSYYGMKAVLTLYFTRFLHWEDNFATAIYHTFVALCYLTPILGAIIADSWLGKFKTILYLSIVYAIGQAVLSVGSINDLTDHNQDGSPDAIAVNIALSMVGLILIALGTGGIKPCVSAFGGDQFEDDQEKQRSTFFSLFYLSINAGSLLSTLITPTIRASQCGIHTKQECYPLAFGVPAILMAVALVVFVIGSKMYKKVKPQGNIMLEVSKCVGFAIKNRFRHRSKEFPKREHWLDWASEKYDKRLIAQIKMVLRVLFLYIPLPMFWAVFDQQGSRWTLQATSMNGDFGFQIQPDQMQIVNPILIVVMVPVVDSVVYPLIKKCKLNFTPLKKMTVGMFLGSMAFVAAALVQVQIDKAYPVFPAAGQTQIKLINLGTVPATVHFQPQLQSVDVEPHKETGYMTFETSKLHSLDIIAANQNKTELLELQEGQRYTLAFKQGPTRISSTWREDNVTSKPKDGKSLVRFINNFSFTINVTMGDMDFGELDPLSVSDYSVVPNAGWSYVIKASMPQYTCAVDSKEFGYGAAYTISLDDCVENKLVITHFEDIAPNTVHMAWQIPQYFLLTCAEVLFSVTGLEFSYSQAPSNMKSVLQAGWLLTVAVGNIIVLIVAGASAIQQQWAEYVLFAALLLAVCIIFAIMASFYTYIDPNEIEAQFSKEEKEEDKKDQDSNEKEAETDSRL; from the exons GTGCTCTGCTTTGGCTTCCCTTTGAGCATTTTCTTCATCGTCATCAATGAGTTCTGCGAGCGGTTCTCCTACTATGGCATGAAAG CTGTACTCACTTTGTATTTCACACGTTTCCTGCACTGGGAAGACAACTTTGCCACTGCCATCTACCACACATTTGTTGCTCTGTGTTACTTGACGCCGATCCTTGGAGCAATCATTGCGGACTCTTGGCTGGGAAAGTTCAA GACTATTCTCTACCTGTCCATTGTCTATGCAATtgggcaggcagtgctgtcTGTGGGCTCCATAAATGACCTGACGGATCACAACCAGGATGGCTCTCCTGATGCTATTGCAGTGAACAT tgctctgtccATGGTTGGCTTGATCCTTATTGCCTTAGGTACTGGTGGGATCAAACCGTGTGTGTCAGCATTTGGTGGAGATCAGTTTGAAGATGATCAG gaaaagcaaagaagtaccttcttctctctcttttatttgtCTATTAATGCTGGAAGTCTCTTATCTACTTTAATCACTCCAACTATCAGAG CTTCACAGTGTGGCATTCATACCAAACAGGAATGTTATCCGCTTGCTTTTGGAGTTCCTGCTATCCTCATGGCTGTTGCCTTGG TTGTGTTCGTAATTGGAAGCAAAATGTACAAGAAAGTTAAACCGCAAGGAAATATAATGCTTGAAGTTTCCAAGTGTGTTGGA TTTGCCATCAAAAACAGGTTTCGGCATCGCAGCAAGGAGTTCCCCAAGAGAGAGCACTGGCTGGACTGGGCAAGTGAGAAGTATGAT aaacgACTGATTGCTCAGATAAAGATGGTGTTGAGGGTGCTTTTCCTTTACATCCCTCTCCCCATGTTCTGGGCAGTTTTTGACCAGCAG GGGTCAAGATGGACACTGCAAGCCACGTCAATGAATGGGGATTTT GGTTTTCAAATTCAACCAGACCAAATGCAG ATTGTGAATCCTATCCTGATTGTTGTAATGGTCCCAGTTGTAGATTCTGTGGTTTATCCTTTAATCAAGAAATGCAAGCTGAATTTTAC GCCCCTGAAGAAGATGACCGTGGGGATGTTCCTCGGCTCGATGGCTTTTGTTGCTGCTGCCCTCGTGCAAGTGCAAATAGAT AAAGCCTatcctgttttccctgcagctgggcaaaCTCAAATTAAGTTAATAAATCTGGGTACTGTTCCTGCAACAGTTCATTTCCAGCCTCAACTTCAGAGTGTGGATGTAGAACCTCATAAGGAG ACTGGCTACATGACATTTGAGACTTCTAAGCTGCACTCATTAGACATAATTGctgcaaatcaaaataaaactgagctTTTGGAGCTGCAAGAGGGACAACGCTACACTTTGGCATTTAAACAGGGTCCAACACGCATCAGTTCTACTTGG AGAGAGGACAATGTCACATCAAAaccaaaagatggaaaaagtCTCGTCAG GTTCATAAACAATTTCAGTTTTACTATCAATGTTACTATGGGTGACATGGATTTTGGAGAACTGGATCCTCTTTCTGTTAGTGATTACAGTGTCGTTCCAAATGCAGGCTG gtcaTATGTCATTAAGGCTTCAATGCCTCAGTACACTTGTGCAGTTGATTCAAAGGAATTTGGATATGGTGCTGCCTATACCATTTCACTTGATGAT tgtGTTGAAAATAAACTGGTCATTACACACTTTGAAGATATTGCACCAAATACAGTCCATATGGCTTGGCAGATCcctcagtattttcttcttacATGTGCAGAAGTATTGTTCTCTGTCACTGGGTTGGAATTTTCGTACTCACAG GCTCCATCTAACATGAagtcagtgctgcaggctggatggCTGCTGACTGTGGCTGTTGGTAACATAATTGTCCTTATTGTGGCTGGGGCATCTGCAATCCAACAGCAG tgggCAGAGTATGTGCTGTTTGCTGCCCTGCTGTTGGCAGTTTGCATCATTTTTGCTATCATGGCTTCTTTTTATACCTATATTGATCCAAATGAGATTGAAGCCCAGttcagcaaggaagaaaaggaagaagacaagAAGGATCAAGACAGCAATGAAAAGGAAGCTGAAACTGATTCTCGACTGTAA